CAGGACAATTCAGAGGGTGTGATTGGAGACTGTGGAGTGACCCCATTGGTTCatagttaattttcttctttcacagGAACTTAACTTTCATTACTAGCAGCTTTTCTGAGTTGAATCTCTTTGTGATTATCAGGCTGCTGAATTGGAGAATGAATCTTAACTAGCCTGCCCTGGCCTGCCATCACTGTCTGTATAATCTCCACTTCCTTATGGTGTCTGAAGGCATATTGTGGAGGACAAAAGTTGGAAGACTTTAGAGAAAAAACTGAATTTGTTTAGGTGAGTTTGACTTACTGGGGAAAAGTGTTCTGAAAGGGCAAATTAGGCCTAGCTTGCAGACTTCCTGCTGTCAGTTCTGACTTGTGGGAAGTCTGGGAGGGACAGCTTTGAAAGAAAGGAGGTTGAAGAAGTGAAAAGTTTTCTTGCCTGGAGGGATGGTTATTTTTCCAGGCTGAGTTTGTCTACATCCCTTTTCTATTCTATAATTTTGAATTGCTCCCTATAGGGAGGCAAACACTCCCTTCCCCCAACACCAGGGGCAAAGCCAGAAAAATCTTTGAATCCTAAAGTAACACTGTAGTCACTCCTCCAACCATAGATATGGCAGCGTAAAATTGAAACTGGGGTATATGTAACAGTGGGATTGGcctgaaaaaaatagcaaaaatattttctttgtctttaaaacTTCCCCCCTCTGTTTTGGGGCAGTGCAGGGAAAAGTTCTTAGCCTTTAGGAAGTGAAGCAGCTGAACTGTTAGGAAGGAGGCCCAACTAGGTCATAGCTTTGTCTTAGGCTGAGATAGGACAATTAGAATAGTTAACTAGAATGAAGCAAGAGCCTAGAACTTAGGGCCCTagctttaaaagctctgtgtttctgcttCTGTACAGAAGATTTGATATTTGGAGATGAATAGTCACATTTTTCTCCCTTTGCCAACAAAacagtacttttttttccttctccaaaaAATTCTTGTTCTGATGTGGCCTCAAGGAGGATAGATGCCTAGCTTTCAGTGACACTACTAGTTTtattaccagatgaagagggtccagttgcctgtcactgtcagccagtaTGCAGTGACAGGGATAGGTACAACAaactatttgtcagaaggccgggGTTCTGGAGAACAATGAGAGTAGCCTCCCCAAGactgctatgttcttccatttccaaaagtacaattttatacataaaagttcaaagcaaagaccataccAACctctatttcaaataataatcaGTGTATTTCAgggacctattacaacattccaattcaaaagttaatttcctcaATCAATCCACGTAAagtactcaagataggcatctttagagtgggagctaaatttataaaacagtaagaatgggagacagggggtgaaggtcaggcaggacctaaacgggccagaccagctgtgtcatgtctgctctagcctgacagactccatcttattctcactatgtGTGCTTTCAAGTGCTCTTCTGTATCAAACATCAGCTTTTTCACACAAATGGTGAGAGAAATAAACCAAGAAAACCCTTGATTTTTTTAGAACTTGAtaagattttctttctcctcctgatCAGGTTTCctccattcagggctggacagggacccctgTTTTCCAGGCCTAAGCaaacagactttatttttctccaatctGCACTCCGGATACGAATACAAGATAGGAAAAAAGCAGTTTGACCAGTATTTCATGTAGGCAGGCCCCTTCTCACATGAAGACCTACACTTCCCTGCTTTGCCCTGAGCTAGAGGACTGCATTCATCTGCTAATACCCTCATTTCTCATCAACATTGAGAAGATGTTTTCTGTCTGCCAGCTCCTGGCCAAGTGTGATTTTTACCCCCAAGACCTCCCTGTTTAcaaacaccccacacacacacaaaagacgcACAGGATGCTTCCCACTTAGGTTTCTCCCCTCTACTGACAAAAGTTCTGTTGCCCTtcatttcttctgtattcctttttgtCTAATAAATCCTGTCCTATTGAAAGGGGACCATTGAAGAGGAGGAAGCAGCCCTGATGGAAACAGTTAACAATTAACAGAACAAATTGTAGAGCAGACAAGGAGCCAGAGAAAAGTGATATTTCAACATAGGGAGGAATTTATCTAAAGGCAGGACTGTAGACCCAAAGGTCATATGGTGCCAGTACTGACCACCACACAGGGAACAGTCatgaggaaaaataagaatgttacAATAGATAAATGCAGTTCATAGGATATAGAAGAGGAAAGAGTTAGAGTGGGGAGTGTGAGTCATTTTTGCCACCCCTCTACTGTTGagctttgtcttaactttgaAGAGCTTTTCTTTGTCAAAAGCTCTTTGATcagcttttctttgtctttcaataaactctgagTGTTTTAACATAGtgtgtattcttttctatttcatccTGGTTTTCCAGTCTGCTCAGAAGAGGAGTTCCAATTGAGGGACACTGGCCAGGGTATCCCCTGGTGTGTCTTAGGGGGTACTCCTCAGAAGGGAAGTCCTCAGTAGCCTGATAGGACAGCACATGGGGCTTTCCACTGCACTCCTTCCTACATGGAGCAGTCCTAGCGGGGggtaggggtggtggtggtggtggggtgttaTTACAGCCTGCCCTCCTCTGttttagtgttttatttcttagtggttgtctttcaattctttgacCACCTAAGAATCAGCTGCTTAAAGTTCCAGCACAATTTTCACTGTCACTAATCTTTGTAGTCTAtgagttcattcttcaaatcttccagatcaagataaaaaaaattccatcaaaACACTCTCCCTGTTGCCTATACTTTCCACCTGGTTAGAAAGCTAAAATTAATAGCagttgcagttttattttcatatcCTATGTTATGTATAATTTCACCAAGTCAATTTTCCCTAAATTTGTCCTTCAGTGTCCTACTCATTGTGACGGCttcaaagaaaagaggagaataaATTTGTCCCGGATCTGCTTTGTCTTCACTCCATAAACAACAGAATTCAGAGCAGGAGGGATGGACACATAGAGGTTAGCAAATAGGATCAGCACATTTCTAGGGACACTGTGCCCAAAGCGATGAGCAAGGATGGAGAAGAAGGCAGGCGTGTAAAACATGAGGATAACACTGACATGGGAGCCGCAAGTACTGAGGGCCTTTTGGCGGGCACCCTGGGACGAAAGCTGAAAGACAGCATGGAGGATGAAGGCATAGGAAACAGCAATGAAGATCACATCCGAGATGGCAGTCATGAGAAGTACACAAAATCCATACCAGATGTTGACGGAGATGTCAGCAGAAGACAGATGTGCAACACCTATATGCTcacagtatgtgtgtgtgatgaCACGTGTCCTGCAAAAGGGTAGCCGTTTTAGAAGGAAAACAGCGGGCAGGATGACAGAGAAGCTCCTCACAATGATGCTTACTGCAAGCTTGAGGACCACCTGCGGAGTGAGAATGGTGGAATATCTCAGGGGAAAGCAGATGGCCAAGTAGCGATCAAATGCCATGGCCAGGAGGATGGCTGAGTCCGCCACAAAGCTGAAGTGCAGAAAAAACATCTGAGTGAGACAACCAGAGAAGGTTATTTCTTGGGAGCCAAGCCAGAAGTTACTGAGCAGTTTGGGCACTGTGGCAGTGGACAGGATGAGGTCGGTAGTGGTCAGcatggagaggaagaaaaacatgGGCTCGTGGAGGCTGCGCTCAGCTGCAATGAGATAGAGCAGGATGCTATTGCCCACAATAGCCACAGCATAAATGATAAAAAAGGGAATACCAATCCACATGTGGAACTTCTCCAGGCCAGGTATTCCAACAAGAATAAAGGAGCTGGGGTTGTAACAGCTCAAATTATACATGTTCTCTTCAGTCTGGGATTCTCTGGTCCTCAAACCCTGAAGACAAACCAACTGTCAGAATGGGCTTTGAAGGCTAACAATTTACTGTGGTACTGAAACTCATTGCAGAATGCAACTGTCACATTCAGGGCTCCCACAATAGAAGCACTGCCTTTCCCCAGAAGACCTGTCATATGCGTGACTGACTGGCAGTCATTCCTTCTCTTTGCCATTAGCCCTACTTCATATCATCATATACTTACTAATAAACCATACAAAAGGGTTGTGGTAGTAGGCCAGTAATTGCCTATGATTAAACATGATTATCCGCGTTCCTTTCTCAATGCAGGTTATTTAGGATAAACCCAAACTCAaaagagggaaaaacaaacaaatatgagagaaaggaaagggcagaaaagggagagagaatgctaaaaatattaaaagatatcaattagataaaaataaactgtGAGGAAAGGGGAAAATTGATTTTTCTAGAGCAAATATATTTCAGACAATGGGTCTAATAAAATAACTACAGGAAGCAGGAGAAAAAATACTGACAGAAGAAGAAGTAAAGGGTTAGATTTCAGTGCTGTGGATGGTGTGGGAGTTTTGTTCCACAGGGATTGAAATACAGACAAATTAGAATGTATGCTTACTTGGATGTGGACATGAGAGAATGTATGTATCGAGAAGCACACAGTCAAGTTAAGCATCATTAGCTGGACTCAAGCAGAGAACATAATGTTCAGAAAAATTTATGACTTCAGGGGCAACATCCTAAACCTTGCAGCATCTCTGTTCCCTCATGTTTTTCCTTAATTGCAGACTCTACCAGTGAGTCTGACAATGCCTCAAAAATACCTAGTACTATCAGCAAAGACACAGAGCACATTCTTTCATATCCTAGATATGAAAGAATAATCAAGAAGTTGTACCCCAATCTTTTCAATGCTTGGACTAAGTGTATGGGAATCTCTAGCTTTGTACTAAATAGAGGCTGCCTTTGAAGGTGGCTTTGGCATTGAAAACACCCTCTGTGGAGAACTTTGAAAATGGAAGGAAAG
This is a stretch of genomic DNA from Nycticebus coucang isolate mNycCou1 chromosome 14, mNycCou1.pri, whole genome shotgun sequence. It encodes these proteins:
- the LOC128565032 gene encoding olfactory receptor 52H1-like: MYNLSCYNPSSFILVGIPGLEKFHMWIGIPFFIIYAVAIVGNSILLYLIAAERSLHEPMFFFLSMLTTTDLILSTATVPKLLSNFWLGSQEITFSGCLTQMFFLHFSFVADSAILLAMAFDRYLAICFPLRYSTILTPQVVLKLAVSIIVRSFSVILPAVFLLKRLPFCRTRVITHTYCEHIGVAHLSSADISVNIWYGFCVLLMTAISDVIFIAVSYAFILHAVFQLSSQGARQKALSTCGSHVSVILMFYTPAFFSILAHRFGHSVPRNVLILFANLYVSIPPALNSVVYGVKTKQIRDKFILLFSLKPSQ